From a region of the Myxococcales bacterium genome:
- a CDS encoding transposase: protein MHAVFLDGAYRDKGEELDFRAVGHLSTRDVAAVLERTRDRMVKYLRRRGLLLEDGDAEGEGDGLAVLAASAVSGTTPPAGPEWRRGALPFERRGMVFERPLCVALDGFTLHAATRAGGHDVAGREALLKYVLRPAVAQERVTRGPDGLVRITLKKPFSDGTVAVDMDPLSLLSRLAASVPAPRFHTVRYAGVLASASKLRPRLAPEARGGPTENAAPMPERPRRGAHRPWAGSPEEDIWVRRADAHAAGSMKLLAIVTDPKSVARYLRGIGEPTDVPQRTPARGPPYWQSRVLRRGAGSVEAAE, encoded by the coding sequence GCGCATATCGGGACAAGGGCGAGGAGCTCGACTTTCGCGCGGTCGGGCACCTGTCGACGCGGGACGTGGCGGCGGTGCTGGAGCGTACGCGCGACCGGATGGTGAAGTACCTTCGTCGTCGGGGCCTTCTCCTCGAGGACGGCGACGCGGAGGGCGAGGGCGACGGTCTGGCTGTGCTCGCCGCGTCCGCCGTATCGGGCACGACGCCGCCCGCCGGTCCTGAGTGGCGCCGCGGCGCGCTGCCCTTCGAGAGACGGGGGATGGTGTTCGAGCGACCGCTGTGCGTCGCGCTCGATGGCTTCACGCTTCACGCGGCGACGCGCGCCGGCGGGCACGACGTGGCCGGCAGAGAGGCGCTGTTGAAGTACGTGTTGCGTCCCGCAGTCGCGCAGGAACGGGTGACACGCGGCCCGGACGGACTCGTGAGGATCACGCTCAAGAAGCCCTTCTCCGACGGGACCGTGGCGGTGGACATGGATCCGCTCTCGCTCCTCAGCCGCCTCGCGGCGTCGGTACCCGCGCCGCGCTTTCACACCGTTCGGTACGCGGGCGTGCTCGCGTCGGCGAGCAAGCTCCGGCCCCGTCTCGCCCCGGAAGCCCGCGGTGGTCCCACGGAGAACGCGGCGCCCATGCCCGAGAGGCCGCGTCGAGGCGCCCACCGCCCGTGGGCCGGGTCTCCTGAAGAGGACATTTGGGTTCGACGTGCTGACGCCCATGCTGCGGGGAGCATGAAGCTGCTCGCGATCGTCACCGATCCGAAGAGCGTCGCTCGCTATCTGCGAGGCATCGGCGAGCCGACGGACGTGCCGCAGCGAACCCCGGCTCGTGGACCTCCGTACTGGCAGAGTCGCGTGCTTCGGCGAGGTGCCGGCAGCGTCGAGGCTGCCGAGTAG